A section of the Amycolatopsis sp. AA4 genome encodes:
- a CDS encoding STAS domain-containing protein has protein sequence MPAADQNATPPGFGITLDTAAAEPRVVVTGELDLLTSPQLQEALAGLIADKNSRRVVADLTGVTFFDSSALNVVLHAQRQAGEQDVELEVVPSPAVSRVIELTGVAEHLSVSEEPPA, from the coding sequence ATGCCCGCAGCCGACCAGAACGCCACTCCGCCCGGATTCGGCATCACGCTGGACACCGCGGCCGCCGAGCCGAGGGTGGTGGTCACGGGTGAGCTCGATCTGCTCACCAGCCCGCAGCTGCAGGAAGCTCTTGCCGGATTGATCGCGGACAAGAATTCCCGTCGCGTGGTGGCCGACCTCACCGGGGTGACCTTCTTCGACTCATCGGCGCTGAACGTCGTCCTGCACGCCCAGCGGCAGGCCGGCGAACAGGACGTCGAACTCGAGGTCGTCCCGAGCCCGGCGGTGAGCCGGGTGATCGAGCTCACCGGCGTGGCCGAACACCTGAGCGTGTCGGAGGAACCCCCGGCCTGA
- a CDS encoding YafY family protein: protein MLETSARLLRLLSLLQTPREWTGAELAERLSVSARTIRNDVERLRTLGYPVHGSRGAVGGYRLGAGAALPPLLLDDEEAVAVAIGLRTAAGGTITGVEETSLRALAKLEKVLPARLRRRVEAIQRYAVAVPRDDLGPRVDADVLSTLTAACRDHERVRFDYLGHDGTESRRDVEPYRLVNWGRRWYLVAFDPARDDWRTFRVDRIRPRSTPAGPRFAPRDLPEEAVDQVRRGASSAAWRYRARVVARVSAEKLAERITPAIGTVTAIDDDRCLLDTGADSVETLAVHLGSLGVDFTVTEPPELVEAVRALGNRYQRAVAQ, encoded by the coding sequence ATGCTGGAAACCTCGGCGCGGTTGCTGCGCTTGCTCTCGCTGCTCCAGACGCCCCGCGAGTGGACCGGAGCCGAACTGGCCGAACGGCTGTCGGTCAGCGCCCGCACGATCCGCAACGACGTGGAACGCCTGCGCACCCTCGGCTATCCGGTGCACGGCAGCCGCGGCGCGGTGGGCGGTTACCGGCTCGGGGCCGGGGCCGCGTTGCCGCCGCTGCTGCTCGACGACGAGGAGGCGGTCGCGGTGGCGATCGGGCTGCGCACCGCGGCCGGCGGCACGATCACCGGCGTCGAGGAGACTTCGCTGCGCGCGCTGGCCAAACTGGAGAAGGTCCTGCCCGCCCGGCTCCGGCGGCGGGTCGAGGCGATCCAGCGTTACGCCGTCGCGGTGCCCAGGGACGACCTCGGACCGCGGGTGGACGCGGACGTCCTCAGCACCCTCACCGCCGCTTGCCGCGACCACGAACGCGTGCGCTTCGACTACCTCGGCCACGACGGCACCGAGAGCAGGCGGGACGTGGAGCCGTACCGCCTGGTCAACTGGGGTCGCCGGTGGTACCTCGTCGCCTTCGACCCCGCCCGGGACGACTGGCGGACCTTCCGCGTGGACCGGATTCGCCCGCGCAGCACCCCGGCCGGTCCCCGGTTCGCACCCCGCGACCTCCCCGAAGAGGCCGTCGACCAGGTACGCCGGGGCGCGTCCTCCGCCGCGTGGCGTTACCGGGCGCGGGTCGTGGCGCGGGTGTCCGCGGAGAAGCTGGCCGAGCGGATCACTCCCGCGATCGGCACGGTCACGGCGATCGACGATGACCGCTGCCTGCTGGATACGGGTGCGGACAGCGTCGAGACTCTTGCGGTGCATCTCGGTTCGCTCGGGGTCGACTTCACGGTGACGGAACCGCCCGAACTCGTCGAGGCCGTGCGTGCGCTCGGGAATCGGTACCAGCGCGCTGTCGCTCAGTGA
- a CDS encoding NAD(P)H-binding protein: MYLVIGATAHFGRQAVEELVAAGAPVRALTRDPERAGLPDGVDVARGDLTKPETLPSALAGVEAAFLVPQYGMDVAPLLAAAVEAGVRRLVLLSSGAVVPGAGQQPDVIAQYHRDVERAVAETGIEWTFLRLLFPAINSLTFAMQLQGGDVVRVPYAEAAFSAVHERDVAEVAARILTGGGHAGRAYDLTGPDSLTQADQVRVLGETLGRPLVVEDLDPEPVREQMSQFMDPVFLAALFDLMAQTVGKPAPVNDVVEQITGHPARTYAQWTADHRADFNN; encoded by the coding sequence ATGTATCTCGTCATCGGAGCCACGGCCCACTTCGGACGTCAGGCAGTGGAGGAGCTGGTCGCGGCGGGCGCGCCGGTGCGGGCGCTGACCCGGGACCCGGAGCGGGCCGGACTCCCGGACGGGGTCGACGTCGCCCGCGGGGACCTGACCAAGCCCGAGACGCTGCCGTCGGCGCTGGCCGGTGTCGAGGCCGCCTTCCTGGTCCCGCAGTACGGAATGGACGTCGCTCCGCTGCTCGCGGCCGCGGTCGAGGCCGGGGTGCGGCGGCTGGTGCTGCTGTCCTCGGGCGCGGTCGTTCCCGGCGCCGGACAGCAGCCCGACGTGATCGCCCAGTACCACCGCGACGTGGAGCGAGCCGTCGCGGAGACCGGCATCGAGTGGACGTTCTTGCGGCTGTTGTTCCCCGCCATCAACTCGCTGACGTTCGCGATGCAGCTTCAAGGCGGCGACGTCGTCCGCGTGCCGTATGCCGAGGCGGCGTTCAGCGCGGTGCACGAACGGGACGTCGCGGAGGTCGCCGCGCGGATCCTGACCGGCGGCGGGCACGCCGGGCGGGCCTACGACCTGACTGGCCCGGACTCGCTGACTCAAGCGGACCAGGTCCGGGTTCTCGGCGAGACGCTCGGGCGTCCGCTCGTCGTCGAAGATCTCGACCCGGAACCCGTCCGGGAGCAGATGAGCCAGTTCATGGACCCGGTATTCCTGGCGGCCCTGTTCGACCTCATGGCGCAGACGGTCGGCAAACCCGCGCCGGTCAACGACGTGGTCGAGCAGATCACCGGGCACCCGGCGCGCACCTATGCCCAGTGGACCGCGGATCACCGCGCCGACTTCAACAACTGA
- a CDS encoding winged helix DNA-binding domain-containing protein, which translates to MTLGRRELGRALLARQSLLERADATVEEAVARLVGMQAQAPYAPYFGLWSRIRAFRTADLADALTERRLVRVALMRSTVHLVTVADYRALRPWSQDALDRELDTAFKAPLAGLDRAAVAESGRALLGTRPLTPKELRAVLHEQWPDRDPHALATVVRNRVPLVQVPPRAVWGVGGTTRYAAAADWTGTEPAATADAEQIVLRYLAAFGPASAADVQTWAGRTRLRPVLEGLRPRLAVFRDEHGTELFDLPGAPRPAAHTPAPVRFLPEYDNLLASHADRTRVISAEDRKRLLTGNGMRAAFLVDGQVAGAWKLQQDKTSATLEIEPFRPLTAAERAEVETEGSLLLKFAAPGADQDVRGTTPRT; encoded by the coding sequence GTGACCCTCGGGCGGCGAGAGCTGGGACGAGCCCTGCTGGCCCGTCAGTCGTTGCTGGAACGAGCCGACGCGACCGTCGAGGAGGCGGTCGCGCGGCTGGTCGGCATGCAAGCGCAGGCCCCGTACGCGCCGTATTTCGGGCTCTGGAGCCGGATTCGGGCGTTCCGCACCGCGGACTTGGCGGACGCGCTGACCGAACGTCGCCTGGTGCGGGTCGCGCTGATGCGCAGCACCGTTCACCTGGTCACCGTCGCGGACTATCGCGCCTTGCGGCCGTGGTCGCAAGACGCGCTCGACCGCGAACTCGACACCGCGTTCAAGGCACCGCTGGCCGGCCTGGACCGCGCGGCCGTGGCGGAATCGGGCCGGGCGCTGCTGGGCACCCGGCCGCTTACCCCCAAGGAACTCCGGGCGGTGTTGCACGAGCAGTGGCCCGACCGTGACCCGCACGCGCTCGCCACCGTCGTGCGCAATCGCGTGCCGCTGGTGCAGGTGCCGCCGCGGGCGGTCTGGGGCGTCGGCGGCACCACCCGGTACGCGGCGGCGGCCGACTGGACCGGAACCGAACCGGCCGCCACCGCCGACGCCGAACAGATCGTGCTGCGCTACCTCGCCGCCTTCGGCCCGGCCTCGGCCGCCGACGTGCAGACCTGGGCGGGCCGGACCCGGCTGCGTCCGGTCCTGGAAGGCTTGCGGCCGCGGCTGGCGGTCTTCCGGGACGAACACGGGACGGAGCTGTTCGACCTGCCGGGCGCACCCCGCCCCGCGGCCCACACTCCCGCCCCGGTCCGCTTCCTGCCCGAGTACGACAACCTGCTGGCTTCCCACGCCGACCGCACCCGGGTGATCTCCGCCGAAGACCGCAAACGCTTGCTGACCGGCAACGGGATGCGCGCCGCTTTCCTCGTGGACGGTCAGGTCGCCGGAGCCTGGAAGCTCCAGCAGGACAAGACGTCGGCAACGCTTGAGATCGAGCCGTTCCGGCCGCTGACCGCCGCCGAGCGCGCCGAGGTCGAGACGGAAGGTTCGCTCCTGCTGAAGTTCGCGGCTCCCGGCGCGGACCAGGACGTCCGCGGGACTACTCCTCGAACCTAG
- a CDS encoding nuclear transport factor 2 family protein — MPRTVSEVAEIVANALSAIDAAALADVLAEDAVYEIPFTGHRSAGRDAVVATLGAGSAVAARIGLEKVEVTTTETADGFAVELVAEGRNPHTGRRYRLPSSAGLLTVRDGEVTRYRDYPNHGAATTLYGTKEVFQRFLDAAVDNRWDDLADLYSDDVVIEIPFAPAGVPRVTRDREELRKRFHQAGERRRITKADRVVVHETGDPEVLVAEYDLHGEYEGKPYVSTYAMVLTVRDGRIVHSRDYSGAPRFEE; from the coding sequence ATGCCCCGCACCGTGTCCGAAGTAGCCGAGATCGTCGCGAACGCGCTGAGCGCCATCGACGCCGCGGCGCTCGCGGACGTTCTCGCCGAGGACGCCGTCTACGAGATCCCGTTCACCGGCCACCGTTCGGCCGGCCGGGACGCGGTAGTGGCCACGCTCGGCGCGGGCAGCGCCGTCGCGGCCCGGATCGGCCTGGAGAAAGTCGAGGTCACCACCACCGAAACCGCGGACGGCTTCGCGGTCGAACTGGTCGCCGAGGGCCGCAATCCGCACACCGGCCGCCGCTACCGGCTCCCGTCGTCGGCCGGACTGCTGACCGTGCGGGACGGCGAGGTCACCCGGTACCGCGACTACCCGAACCACGGCGCGGCAACCACGCTGTACGGCACGAAGGAGGTCTTCCAGCGCTTCCTCGACGCGGCCGTCGACAACCGCTGGGACGACCTCGCCGACCTGTACTCCGACGACGTCGTCATCGAAATCCCGTTCGCGCCGGCCGGGGTGCCGAGGGTGACACGCGACCGCGAGGAGTTGCGCAAACGCTTTCACCAGGCCGGGGAGCGCCGCCGGATCACCAAGGCGGACCGGGTCGTGGTGCACGAGACCGGCGACCCGGAGGTGCTGGTGGCCGAGTACGACCTGCACGGCGAGTACGAGGGCAAGCCGTACGTGTCGACATACGCGATGGTGTTGACCGTGCGCGACGGGCGGATCGTGCACTCCCGCGACTACTCGGGCGCGCCTAGGTTCGAGGAGTAG
- a CDS encoding TetR/AcrR family transcriptional regulator: MEKPALRADARRNRARVLAAAEAAFAVDGLSVPLDDIARLAGVGAGTVYRHFPSKEALFQAVVVERLEQYGVEAQELIDSDAPGEAFYDYFTRVIEQASRNRAICEALGETSGSAYKAEAAERFRVNLTALLERAQAAGAVRADIDGEDLRALIVGALAVERFTPDSRHLVRVLLDGLRKV, translated from the coding sequence GTGGAGAAGCCTGCGCTCCGCGCGGACGCGCGCCGGAACCGCGCCCGCGTGCTGGCTGCCGCCGAAGCAGCGTTCGCCGTCGACGGGCTGTCCGTGCCCCTGGACGACATCGCGCGACTGGCCGGCGTCGGCGCGGGCACTGTCTACCGGCATTTCCCCAGCAAGGAAGCCCTGTTCCAGGCGGTCGTGGTGGAGCGGCTGGAACAGTACGGCGTCGAGGCACAGGAGTTGATCGACTCCGACGCGCCGGGCGAAGCGTTCTACGACTACTTCACGCGCGTCATCGAACAGGCGTCGCGCAATCGGGCAATCTGCGAAGCGCTCGGTGAGACCAGCGGTTCTGCGTACAAGGCCGAAGCAGCGGAGCGGTTTCGGGTGAACCTCACGGCGCTTCTGGAGCGCGCGCAAGCCGCGGGCGCCGTACGCGCGGACATCGACGGCGAAGACCTGCGCGCGCTCATCGTCGGCGCCCTCGCGGTGGAACGGTTTACGCCGGACAGCCGCCATCTGGTGCGGGTGCTGCTCGACGGGCTGCGCAAGGTCTAA
- a CDS encoding helix-turn-helix domain-containing protein → MTDHPAVDSVLEQIAPRLRRARDHRGVSLAELSRSTGISTSTLSRLESGQRKPSLELLLPITAALGIPFDEIVAAPRIVDPRVPQQAAKRDGRVLIPLSRHQGELRAYKQIIPAGDVEPHPRSHDGHEWLYVLRGRLRVRLSDHDFIMGPGEAAEFDCHLPHWFGAAGKGDVEILSLFSKSGERIHLRVGRRD, encoded by the coding sequence ATGACTGACCATCCCGCCGTCGACAGCGTGCTCGAGCAGATCGCGCCCCGTCTGCGGCGCGCCCGGGACCACCGCGGCGTCAGCCTCGCCGAGTTGTCGCGGTCCACCGGCATTTCGACCAGCACGCTGTCCCGGCTGGAATCCGGGCAGCGCAAGCCGAGCCTCGAACTGCTGCTGCCGATCACCGCGGCGCTGGGCATCCCGTTCGACGAGATCGTCGCCGCGCCCCGGATCGTCGACCCGCGCGTGCCCCAGCAGGCCGCCAAGCGGGACGGGCGCGTGCTGATCCCGCTGTCCCGGCATCAGGGAGAACTCCGCGCCTACAAACAGATCATCCCGGCGGGCGACGTAGAGCCCCATCCGCGCAGCCACGACGGGCACGAATGGCTCTACGTGCTTCGCGGACGGCTACGCGTACGCCTGAGCGATCACGACTTCATCATGGGCCCCGGCGAAGCAGCCGAGTTCGACTGCCACCTCCCGCACTGGTTCGGTGCCGCGGGCAAGGGCGACGTCGAAATCCTCAGTCTCTTCAGCAAATCCGGCGAACGCATCCACCTACGCGTCGGCCGCCGCGATTAG
- a CDS encoding MFS transporter: MTSETVETPRSSARLPIGVYLLAFSLFAMGSAEFLLAGVLPAAADDLEVSLSSAGFLITAFALGVVFGGPPFAVLSLRWPRRTALLATQGVFAVSIAAGLLGDYPVLLVSRVVSGVAYAGFFAVASVTAISLVTPERNARASGVVVSGLSVAMVAGGPAGTLLSHFTQWRGGFWAVVALTLAGIVACSLGIPAANTGSAARPSVSRELATIRKPRLWGIYGITILTTAAYMITFNYLSAMLADITGVPTGWIPAVLALFGLGAFAGLSIGGRVSDQRPHSALLAGAAAIVLLSVGMVFAVHSWWAVLPAVFLLGVAAFVLNPAIYGRVFAIAADAPTLAGATTVSAFQLGISATPALAAAVLTHALTSVSLIGAVLAALAVPLIVLDRTLG, encoded by the coding sequence ATGACCAGCGAGACCGTCGAAACACCCCGGAGTTCCGCGCGCCTGCCCATCGGCGTCTACCTGCTCGCGTTCAGCCTGTTCGCGATGGGCAGCGCGGAGTTCCTTCTGGCGGGCGTGCTGCCCGCGGCAGCGGACGACCTTGAGGTTTCGCTGTCCTCCGCCGGATTTCTCATCACCGCGTTCGCGCTCGGGGTCGTATTCGGGGGCCCGCCGTTCGCCGTGCTCAGCTTGCGCTGGCCCCGCCGCACCGCGCTGCTGGCCACGCAAGGAGTGTTCGCGGTCAGCATCGCCGCCGGGCTGCTGGGCGACTACCCGGTCCTGCTGGTGAGCAGGGTGGTCTCGGGGGTCGCCTACGCCGGTTTCTTCGCTGTCGCTTCCGTGACTGCGATCAGCCTGGTCACCCCGGAGCGCAACGCCCGCGCCTCCGGAGTCGTGGTGAGCGGTCTGAGCGTCGCCATGGTCGCAGGCGGACCGGCGGGTACCTTGCTCAGCCATTTCACCCAGTGGCGCGGCGGATTCTGGGCTGTGGTCGCACTGACGCTCGCCGGAATCGTCGCCTGCTCGCTCGGCATCCCGGCGGCGAACACCGGCTCCGCGGCACGACCGAGCGTGTCGCGGGAACTCGCCACCATTCGCAAACCGCGGCTCTGGGGGATTTACGGGATCACGATCCTGACGACCGCGGCGTACATGATCACGTTCAACTACCTCTCGGCAATGCTGGCCGACATCACTGGCGTCCCGACGGGGTGGATCCCCGCGGTGCTCGCGCTTTTCGGGCTCGGTGCTTTCGCTGGCTTGTCCATCGGCGGGCGCGTTTCCGATCAGCGGCCCCACTCCGCGCTGCTCGCCGGAGCCGCCGCGATCGTGCTTCTTTCGGTCGGCATGGTTTTCGCCGTCCACAGCTGGTGGGCGGTGCTTCCCGCAGTGTTCCTGCTCGGGGTCGCCGCTTTCGTGCTGAATCCCGCGATCTACGGCCGGGTTTTCGCCATCGCCGCCGACGCCCCGACTCTCGCTGGGGCGACCACGGTTTCGGCATTCCAGCTGGGAATCAGCGCGACGCCGGCCCTGGCGGCAGCCGTGCTGACCCATGCCCTCACGTCGGTCAGCCTCATCGGAGCTGTCCTCGCCGCGCTTGCGGTTCCCCTAATCGTTCTTGATCGCACCCTCGGCTAG
- a CDS encoding MFS transporter: MRGILRSPDFRRLWLADGLSQVGNRIDFLVIPLLATTTLAASVAEVSLLRTLSTLPYLLLGLQAGAWCDRMRNRPVLITADLARAVLIGSVPLAALFGSLTLGHLYVVVLLAGGFTVFFNVAHQTYLPNLVERGQLPDANARLQTNLSVAALAGPGLGGMIVQFVGGAGAMALDAATYLWSAAWLRRIRTPDVRPEPAERNLRREIAEGVRTVLRHPILRAITVHSAVSSLFQSMFMAVSMVFMVRDLHLTPFTIGLLGTLSLTGALLASLVARRLGARFGAARALFIGGAVYSISFLPNAFATPGWGLAWYIAGGIGSSFGIIVLGVFETSFQQAVTPHELLGRVSSVSQTVVFGVAPLGSLLGGFIAELTTTRVTLYVCGVGVLAASAILVASPLRKLRDLPLAEGAIKND, translated from the coding sequence ATGAGGGGGATTCTTCGCTCGCCGGACTTCCGGCGGCTCTGGCTAGCCGACGGCCTCAGCCAGGTCGGCAACCGCATCGATTTCCTGGTGATTCCCCTGCTAGCCACCACGACGCTCGCCGCGTCCGTGGCCGAGGTTTCGCTGCTGCGGACGCTGAGCACGCTCCCGTATCTGCTGCTCGGACTGCAGGCGGGCGCGTGGTGCGACCGAATGCGCAACCGGCCGGTGCTGATCACCGCCGACCTCGCCCGCGCGGTGCTCATCGGCTCGGTGCCGCTCGCCGCGCTGTTCGGGTCGCTGACGCTGGGCCATCTGTATGTCGTCGTGTTGCTGGCCGGCGGGTTCACTGTCTTCTTCAACGTCGCGCACCAGACCTACCTGCCGAACCTCGTCGAGCGCGGCCAGTTGCCCGACGCGAACGCCCGGCTGCAGACGAACCTGTCCGTCGCCGCGCTCGCCGGACCCGGCCTTGGCGGGATGATCGTGCAGTTCGTCGGGGGCGCGGGCGCGATGGCGCTCGACGCGGCGACCTACCTGTGGTCCGCCGCGTGGCTGCGCCGGATTCGCACGCCGGATGTGCGGCCCGAACCTGCCGAGCGGAACCTCCGCCGGGAAATCGCCGAAGGGGTGCGGACGGTGCTGCGCCACCCGATCCTGCGCGCGATCACCGTCCACAGCGCCGTTTCGAGCCTGTTCCAGTCGATGTTCATGGCGGTGTCGATGGTGTTCATGGTGCGAGACCTGCATCTGACGCCGTTCACGATCGGGCTGCTCGGCACGCTTTCGCTCACCGGAGCACTGCTGGCCAGCCTGGTCGCCCGACGACTCGGTGCCCGCTTCGGTGCCGCGCGCGCCCTGTTCATCGGCGGTGCCGTGTACAGCATTTCGTTCCTGCCCAACGCTTTCGCGACGCCAGGATGGGGTCTCGCCTGGTACATCGCGGGCGGGATCGGGTCGAGCTTCGGGATCATCGTGCTCGGCGTGTTCGAGACGAGTTTCCAGCAGGCGGTCACCCCGCACGAGCTGCTGGGCCGGGTGTCGTCGGTGTCGCAGACGGTCGTTTTCGGCGTCGCCCCGCTCGGCAGTCTGCTCGGCGGCTTCATCGCCGAACTCACCACAACCCGGGTCACGCTGTACGTGTGCGGAGTCGGAGTGCTTGCGGCGTCGGCGATTCTCGTTGCTTCGCCGCTTCGCAAGCTGCGTGATCTGCCGCTAGCCGAGGGTGCGATCAAGAACGATTAG
- a CDS encoding ABC transporter permease: MTGALTGTGPLIRLALRRDRVILPIWIVLLSLIPVATISSYDQFYPTAASRAGLIASAAANPSFALLYGPAFNLGTAGGFIAWRMGGFLALLTGLMAVFTLTRHTRAEEDTGRAELLASTVVGRYAPLTAALAVTGGASVLIGVLQAVTLAAKVPAAGSVALGASTALAGLVFTGVAAVAVQLGEYSRTANGIGTAVLGVAFLLRGAGDSTTDAHWLSWLSPLGWSQQIRPFAEERWWVLILPLALTLVLVAVAYALLPRRDVGVGLLPPRLGPSEAAPSLRSPFSLAWRLQRGPLLGWLVGLAVGGALFGTIAQGISGLVGGTEQSRQIFERLGGSHGLVDAFLATMVSLFAMLVSLYGVQATLRMRTEETSLRLEPLLATRVGRLRWAASHLVFAFLGSALLVLVGGVLLGLSNGLRGGDVGRSVGNMVAAVAVQVPAAWVIVAVAALIFGLLPKLATAAWGVAALALLISMFGPVVNAPQVLLDVSPFQHPPKVPGAVFTAVPLVVLLAVAAVVLAAGLAGWRRRDVG, from the coding sequence ATGACCGGCGCGCTCACCGGCACCGGGCCGCTGATCCGGCTGGCCCTTCGCCGCGACCGGGTCATCCTGCCGATCTGGATCGTCCTGCTCAGCCTCATCCCGGTCGCCACGATCAGCAGCTACGACCAGTTCTATCCGACCGCCGCGAGCCGGGCCGGGCTCATCGCGTCGGCCGCCGCGAACCCGTCGTTCGCGCTGCTCTACGGCCCGGCGTTCAACCTCGGCACGGCGGGCGGGTTCATCGCCTGGCGGATGGGCGGGTTCCTGGCGCTGCTGACCGGCCTGATGGCGGTCTTCACGCTCACCCGGCACACCCGCGCGGAGGAGGACACCGGCCGCGCCGAGCTGCTGGCGTCCACTGTGGTCGGTCGATACGCGCCGCTCACCGCCGCGCTCGCGGTGACCGGCGGGGCGAGCGTGCTGATCGGCGTGCTGCAAGCGGTGACGCTCGCGGCGAAGGTTCCCGCGGCAGGCTCCGTCGCGCTCGGCGCGAGCACTGCGCTCGCCGGGCTGGTTTTCACCGGTGTCGCCGCGGTCGCCGTACAACTCGGCGAGTACTCGCGCACCGCGAACGGCATCGGCACGGCCGTGCTCGGCGTCGCGTTTCTGTTGCGTGGCGCGGGTGATTCGACCACCGACGCGCATTGGCTGTCGTGGCTGTCGCCGCTCGGCTGGTCACAGCAAATCCGGCCGTTCGCCGAAGAACGTTGGTGGGTATTGATTTTGCCCCTCGCGCTCACGCTCGTACTGGTTGCCGTGGCTTATGCGCTGCTACCGCGCCGCGACGTCGGCGTCGGCCTGCTTCCGCCGCGACTCGGCCCGAGTGAGGCCGCGCCGTCGCTGCGGTCGCCGTTCTCGCTGGCCTGGCGGCTGCAGCGGGGTCCGTTGCTCGGCTGGCTGGTCGGGCTCGCGGTCGGCGGCGCGTTGTTCGGGACGATCGCGCAAGGCATTTCCGGCCTGGTCGGCGGTACCGAGCAAAGCAGGCAGATCTTCGAGCGGCTCGGCGGTTCGCACGGTCTGGTCGACGCGTTCCTCGCCACGATGGTGAGCCTGTTCGCGATGCTCGTTTCGCTCTACGGCGTCCAGGCGACCCTGCGGATGCGCACCGAGGAGACCTCGCTCCGGCTCGAACCGCTGCTGGCCACGCGGGTCGGACGGCTGCGCTGGGCCGCGAGCCACCTGGTGTTCGCGTTCCTCGGCAGCGCGTTGCTCGTGCTCGTCGGGGGCGTGCTGCTCGGGCTGTCGAACGGATTGCGCGGCGGGGACGTCGGCCGGTCGGTCGGGAACATGGTCGCGGCCGTCGCGGTGCAGGTGCCCGCGGCGTGGGTGATCGTCGCGGTGGCCGCGCTGATCTTCGGGCTCCTGCCGAAACTGGCGACCGCTGCCTGGGGCGTGGCGGCGCTGGCGTTGCTGATCAGCATGTTCGGACCGGTCGTCAACGCGCCGCAGGTGCTGCTGGACGTCTCGCCGTTCCAGCATCCGCCGAAGGTGCCCGGCGCGGTGTTCACCGCGGTGCCGCTGGTGGTGCTGCTGGCCGTCGCGGCGGTCGTGCTGGCGGCGGGCCTGGCCGGCTGGCGGCGGCGCGACGTCGGCTGA